Proteins encoded by one window of Luteimonas yindakuii:
- the sppA gene encoding signal peptide peptidase SppA has protein sequence MNEARRRGPIARVLVGIWDAVNFSRRLVFNLLFLLLVVLFVAILASREGATPLLERTTLVIAPEGRIVEQYSVDPTSRMLSRAMGQTGPGEVQLRDLLRAMDAAAKDDRIERVYLRVDGLLPSGMATMREVAAGLRALRESGKQVIAYGQGMPQGSYLLAAQADEVYVDPMGSGVVLEGLASYGLYFGEALREKLDVDVHVFKVGEFKSAVEPYILDAASTEAKEADFYWLNDIWQRYLADIAHARGLDVARIQVDIDGMADGIAAVGGDMAQYALQGGLVDGLMTEQQVEALLAERGVADADADSGFRSIDLDGYLAHVDSSVGSALSRRPQVAVVVAEGMIVDGERGPGGVGGVSTAALLREAREDDDVRAVVLRVNSPGGSAYASEQINREVELLKEAGKPVVVSMGYVAASGGYWISMNSDRIYADPSTITGSIGVFGMVPNFTRTLDRLGVHSDGVGTTRYAGAFDLTRPLEPDVGRVIQASVEHIYRNFVGKVAQGRSRTPEEIDAVARGRVWSGAQARDRGLVDELGGLREAIADAAGRAELAEDGFRVRYIEQPLSPFAQFLAGMGRSGAMAALFGDSALAQRLAVRALPEMERHLAAFEVAMDRPVAGPVRAMTYCFCPTF, from the coding sequence ATGAACGAAGCGCGCCGCCGCGGCCCGATCGCCCGCGTCCTGGTCGGGATCTGGGATGCCGTGAATTTCAGCCGACGGCTGGTGTTCAACCTGCTGTTCCTGCTGCTGGTGGTGCTGTTCGTGGCCATCCTCGCCAGCCGCGAAGGCGCCACGCCGCTGCTGGAGCGCACCACGCTGGTGATCGCGCCGGAGGGTCGCATCGTCGAGCAGTACTCGGTCGACCCGACCTCGCGGATGCTGTCGCGTGCAATGGGCCAGACCGGCCCGGGCGAGGTGCAGCTGCGCGACCTGCTGCGCGCGATGGACGCCGCCGCCAAGGACGACCGCATCGAGCGCGTGTACCTGCGCGTCGACGGCCTGCTGCCGTCGGGCATGGCGACGATGCGCGAGGTCGCGGCCGGCCTGCGCGCGCTGCGCGAATCCGGCAAGCAGGTCATCGCCTACGGGCAGGGCATGCCGCAGGGCAGCTACCTGCTCGCCGCCCAGGCCGACGAGGTCTATGTCGACCCGATGGGCTCGGGCGTGGTGCTGGAAGGCCTGGCCAGCTACGGCCTGTACTTCGGCGAGGCGCTGCGCGAGAAGCTCGACGTCGACGTGCACGTGTTCAAGGTCGGCGAGTTCAAGTCGGCGGTCGAGCCCTACATCCTCGACGCCGCCTCGACCGAAGCCAAGGAAGCCGATTTCTACTGGCTCAACGACATCTGGCAGCGCTACCTCGCCGATATCGCGCACGCGCGCGGGCTCGACGTGGCGCGCATCCAGGTCGACATCGACGGCATGGCCGACGGCATCGCCGCGGTCGGTGGCGACATGGCGCAGTACGCGCTGCAGGGCGGCCTGGTCGACGGGCTGATGACCGAACAGCAGGTCGAGGCGCTGCTGGCCGAGCGCGGCGTGGCCGATGCCGATGCCGACTCCGGCTTCCGCAGCATCGACCTCGACGGTTACCTCGCCCATGTCGACAGCAGCGTCGGCAGTGCGCTGTCGCGCCGCCCGCAGGTGGCGGTGGTGGTGGCCGAAGGCATGATCGTCGACGGCGAGCGTGGGCCGGGTGGCGTCGGCGGCGTCTCCACCGCGGCCCTGCTGCGCGAGGCGCGCGAGGACGACGACGTGCGCGCCGTGGTGCTGCGGGTCAACTCGCCCGGCGGCTCCGCGTATGCCTCGGAACAGATCAACCGCGAAGTCGAACTGCTCAAGGAAGCCGGCAAGCCGGTGGTGGTGTCGATGGGCTACGTGGCCGCCTCGGGCGGTTACTGGATCAGCATGAACTCCGACCGCATCTATGCCGATCCGTCGACGATCACCGGTTCGATCGGCGTGTTCGGCATGGTGCCCAACTTCACCCGCACCCTCGACCGCCTTGGCGTGCATTCCGACGGCGTCGGCACCACCCGCTATGCCGGTGCGTTCGACCTCACCCGGCCGCTGGAGCCGGACGTGGGCCGGGTGATCCAGGCCAGCGTCGAACACATCTACCGCAACTTCGTCGGCAAGGTCGCGCAGGGCCGCAGCCGCACGCCGGAAGAGATCGACGCGGTTGCCCGCGGCCGCGTGTGGAGCGGTGCGCAGGCACGCGACCGAGGCCTGGTCGACGAGCTGGGCGGCCTGCGCGAGGCCATCGCCGATGCCGCGGGCCGTGCCGAGCTCGCGGAGGACGGCTTCCGCGTGCGCTACATCGAGCAGCCGCTGAGCCCGTTCGCGCAGTTCCTGGCCGGCATGGGCCGCTCCGGCGCGATGGCGGCGCTGTTCGGCGACAGCGCGCTGGCGCAGCGGCTGGCGGTGCGCGCGCTGCCGGAGATGGAGCGTCACCTGGCCGCATTCGAAGTGGCGATGGACCGTCCGGTGGCCGGCCCGGTGCGGGCGATGACCTACTGCTTCTGCCCGACGTTCTGA
- a CDS encoding SDR family oxidoreductase — MDPHRWRLDGQRALVTGGSAGIGRAIARELLGFGAEVMIVARDGDALDAARDELLEEFPAANLRAMIGDVADEEQRREILDWVEDQGEGLEILVNNAGGNLVRATTEYAEEEWREIFEINLFSAFELSRYAHPLLAQHPGARIVNVGSVAGLTHLRTGAPYGMSKAALHQMTRNLAVEWAEDGIRVNAVAPWYIRTRRTSTALADPDYLDEVLARTPLGRIGEPEEVAAAVAFLCLPASAYITGECIAIDGGFLQYGF, encoded by the coding sequence ATGGACCCCCATCGCTGGCGGCTCGACGGTCAACGCGCGCTGGTGACCGGCGGCAGCGCCGGCATCGGCCGTGCGATCGCGCGCGAACTGCTGGGCTTCGGTGCCGAGGTGATGATCGTGGCCCGCGACGGCGACGCGCTGGATGCCGCGCGCGATGAGCTGCTGGAGGAATTCCCCGCCGCGAACCTGCGCGCGATGATCGGCGACGTCGCCGACGAGGAGCAGCGTCGCGAGATCCTCGACTGGGTCGAGGACCAGGGCGAAGGCCTCGAGATCCTGGTCAACAACGCCGGCGGCAACCTCGTGCGGGCGACCACCGAGTACGCCGAGGAGGAGTGGCGGGAGATCTTCGAGATCAACCTGTTCAGTGCCTTCGAGCTGTCGCGCTATGCGCACCCGCTGCTGGCCCAGCATCCGGGCGCGCGCATCGTCAATGTCGGCAGCGTGGCGGGGCTGACCCACCTGCGTACCGGCGCGCCATACGGCATGAGCAAGGCGGCGCTGCACCAGATGACGCGCAACCTGGCGGTGGAATGGGCCGAGGACGGCATCCGCGTCAACGCGGTCGCGCCCTGGTACATCCGCACGCGGCGCACCTCGACGGCGCTGGCCGATCCCGACTATCTCGACGAGGTGCTCGCGCGCACGCCGCTCGGGCGCATCGGCGAGCCGGAGGAAGTGGCCGCGGCGGTGGCGTTCCTGTGCCTGCCGGCCTCGGCCTATATCACCGGCGAGTGCATCGCCATCGACGGCGGCTTCCTGCAGTACGGGTTCTGA